The genomic interval TCAACTGTGACATGGGCGAAAGCTTCGGTAGCTGGACCAAGGGTATGGATGCCGACGTAATGCCCTTCATCGACATGGCCAACATTGCCTGCGGCTTTCACGCGTCTGATCCGCTTACCATGGACCAGACCGTGCGCATGGCCATCGCGGAAAACGTAACCATCGGTGCCCACCCGGGCTACCCGGATCTGCTCGGCTTTGGCCGACGCGATATCGACCTGCGCCCGGACGAACTCAAGGCCATTCTGGTGTATCAGATGGCGGCTCTGGATGGCATCTGTCGCACCCACGGCACTGCTATCCAGCACGTAAAACCTCACGGTGCGCTATACAACAAGATGGCCGTTGACCACACCACCCTATCGGTGGTGATGGCCGCAGTCCGGGACTATGCGCCTCACTGCCCACTGGTAGTCATGGCCACACCCGACGCCGACGATGTGCTCGACCGCGCCAAAGAATTCGGTATCGATGTCTGGTTTGAGGCATTTTCCGATCGCGCATACAGCGACGAGGGCCGGCTGGTGAAACGCTCGGTGCCGGGTGCGGTGCACGAATCCACCGAGGCCATCGAAAAACAGGTCACGCAGATCATCAAGGAGGGCACGGTGACCTCTATTTCCGGCAAGCGTATCCCGATCCGGGCCGACACCATCTGCATCCACGGTGACAGCACCCACGCCGTTGAGGCCGCCCGCCATATGCGCCAGGTCGTACAAGCGCTATGAGAATCGAGGGCATCAACGAAAGCACCTGCATCGTCTACTTCGGGGATACCATCTGCGATGAGACTGCGGGACTGGTGAAGCAGGCGACCGACAACATCCGGTCGGCGCTGTCGGATGTCATCACCGACCTGGTGCCCTCTTACACCTCGGTGATGGTCTGTTACGACCTCGAACGCATCGACCGGTTTGGCATCCACACCCGTCTGCGCCAGGCCCTGGAAGGCGGAGCCGAAAAAGCACAGGACGACGCCGCAGCCCAGACCCTCGAACTGCCGGTCTACTATGGCCCCGAGGTTGCCCTGGATCTCAAGGATGTCTGCGAGTTCTCCGGCCTGTCCACCGACGAGGTCATTCGCATTCACAGCGAGCAGACCTATCGGGTTTACGCCATTGGTTTCAGCCCGGGCTTTGCCTTTCTCGGCAGTACCGACCAGCGCATTGCCATGCCCCGAAAATCAACACCGCGGCTGAAAGTGCCGGTGGGCAGCGTGGGTATTGCCGGGTCACAAACCGCCATTTACCCCAGCGCGACACCGGGCGGCTGGCAGATCGTCGGGCGCACCCCCAGCAAGATGGTGGATTGGGACAGCGAGTCGCTGGCCCTGGCGCAGATTGGCGACCGGATCAAATTCCG from Marinobacter sp. LA51 carries:
- a CDS encoding 5-oxoprolinase subunit PxpA, whose product is MKLNCDMGESFGSWTKGMDADVMPFIDMANIACGFHASDPLTMDQTVRMAIAENVTIGAHPGYPDLLGFGRRDIDLRPDELKAILVYQMAALDGICRTHGTAIQHVKPHGALYNKMAVDHTTLSVVMAAVRDYAPHCPLVVMATPDADDVLDRAKEFGIDVWFEAFSDRAYSDEGRLVKRSVPGAVHESTEAIEKQVTQIIKEGTVTSISGKRIPIRADTICIHGDSTHAVEAARHMRQVVQAL
- the pxpB gene encoding 5-oxoprolinase subunit PxpB produces the protein MRIEGINESTCIVYFGDTICDETAGLVKQATDNIRSALSDVITDLVPSYTSVMVCYDLERIDRFGIHTRLRQALEGGAEKAQDDAAAQTLELPVYYGPEVALDLKDVCEFSGLSTDEVIRIHSEQTYRVYAIGFSPGFAFLGSTDQRIAMPRKSTPRLKVPVGSVGIAGSQTAIYPSATPGGWQIVGRTPSKMVDWDSESLALAQIGDRIKFRSIDREEFISLGGQFDEL